One region of Manis pentadactyla isolate mManPen7 chromosome 9, mManPen7.hap1, whole genome shotgun sequence genomic DNA includes:
- the LOC118912076 gene encoding olfactory receptor 52K2-like → MLGDNRTNPHPTTFQLLGIPGLEAVHIWISIPFCLVYLLSLMGNIILLLIVKTDRKLHEPMYLFLCMLSVADLMLTSSTLPKILSLFWFNYREIYFETCLTQMYLVHSLSTMESGFILAMAFDRYIAICHPLKHSTILTPAVIASLGSVILFRGGILLSPHPFLLRWLSYCRTNVISHTYCEFMALIKLVCNETKIRRAYSLIVAFLTGGLDFILIICSYVLILFTVFNLPSKAARLKTLSTCVSHVWVILVFYTPAFFSFLTHRFGHHIAPHIHIFIANIYLLIPPMMNPIIYGVKTKRIREGLFKLLTTKCV, encoded by the coding sequence ATGTTAGGTGACAATAGGACCAATCCTCACCCTACCACCTTCCAACTGCTTGGCATTCCAGGACTGGAGGCTGTCCACATATGGATCTCCATCCCTTTCTGCCTGGTCTACCTACTGTCACTGATGGGAAATATCATCCTTCTACTAATTGTCAAGACAGACCGTAAACTACATGAACCCATGTACCTCTTTCTATGCATGCTGTCAGTGGCTGATTTGATGCTTACTTCTTCTACACTTCCCAAGATACTCAGCCTCTTCTGGTTCAATTACAGAGAGATCTACTTTGAAACCTGCCTCACTCAAATGTATCTTGTCCATTCTCTGTCTACTATGGAATCTGGATTTATTTTAGCCATGGCTTTTGACCGCTACATAGCCATCTGTCACCCATTAAAACATTCCACTATCCTAACACCTGCAGTGATTGCAAGCTTGGGTTCAGTCATTCTATTCAGAGGAGGCATACTCCTCAGTCCACACCCCTTCCTACTGAGGTGGCTTTCCTACTGTAGAACTAATGTAATCTCCCATACCTACTGTGAGTTTATGGCCCTGATAAAGCTGGTTTGCAATGAGACAAAAATTCGTAGAGCTTACAGCCTAATTGTGGCATTCTTGACAGGAGGATTAGATTTCATATTGATCATCTGTTCCTATGTCCTTATTCTCTTCACTGTCTTTAATCTCCCATCCAAAGCTGCCCGCCTCAAGACTTTAAGTACATGTGTCTCCCATGTATGGGTCATCTTAGTGTTTTATACACcagcctttttctcttttcttactcATAGGTTTGGCCACCACATTGCTCCACATATTCACATTTTTATAGCCAATATTTATCTTCTTATTCCACCCATGATGAATCCCATTATTTATGGTGTTAAAACCAAAAGAATCAGGGAAGgattatttaaattgttaacaACCAAATGTGTTTGA
- the LOC118912184 gene encoding olfactory receptor 52D1-like translates to MPPLNISRPSPVTFSLLGIPGLEHLHVWIGIPFCSIYLVAVVGNVTILVVVRTERSLHEPMFLFLCMLSVTDLVLSTSTLPRMLCLFWLGNRDIAFDACLTQMFFIHSFTAMESGFFLAMAIDRYVAICHPLRHTTILTHVRITIISIIVVIRGVAFFSPHPILLKQLPYCRTGIIAHTYCEFMAVVKLACVDIEATKSYSLIMASVIGSGDAILIAVSYAFILRSVFQLPSREASFKALGTCGSHVCVILVFYSTAGFSIFTHRFGKSVPSHIHIFIANMYLLLPPFLNPIVYGVRTKKIRDHVLRTLMVKVA, encoded by the coding sequence atGCCTCCTCTCAACATATCTCGACCCTCTCCTGTCACCTTCTCGCTGTTGGGCATCCCAGGGCTAGAGCACCTGCACGTCTGGATCGGGATTCCCTTCTGCTCCATATACCTGGTGGCTGTGGTGGGGAACGTGACCATCCTGGTGGTGGTGAGGACAGAACGCAGCCTCCATGAGCCTATGTTCCTCTTCCTGTGCATGCTCTCAGTCACAGACCTGGTCCTCTCCACATCTACACTGCCCCGCATGCTCTGTCTCTTCTGGCTTGGAAACCGTGACATCGCTTTTGATGCCTGCTTGACCCAGATGTTCTTCATCCATAGCTTTACTGCTATGGAATCAGGCTTCTTTTTGGCCATGGCCATTGACCGTTATGTGGCCATTTGTCATCCACTGCGCCATACCACCATTCTCACCCATGTTCGCATCACTATAATAAGCATTATTGTGGTGATTCGAGGAGTAGCCTTCTTTTCTCCACACCCCATCCTTCTCAAACAGCTGCCCTACTGCAGGACTGGAATTATTGCCCACACCTACTGTGAATTCATGGCTGTGGTGAAGCTAGCGTGTGTGGACATAGAAGCCACTAAGAGTTACAGCCTCATTATGGCTTCTGTCATTGGCTCAGGTGATGCCATTCTCATTGCAGTGTCCTATGCCTTCATCCTCCGCTCTGTATTCCAGCTGCCATCCCGAGAAGCTAGCTTTAAGGCTCTGGGCACCTGTGGATCCCATGTCTGTGTTATTCTTGTCTTTTACTCTACAGCTGGCTTTTCCATTTTCACTCACCGTTTTGGGAAAAGTGTGCCTTCACATATCCATATTTTTATTGCAAATATGTACCTTTTGTTGCCCCCTTTTCTCAACCCCATTGTGTATGGGGTGAGGACCAAGAAAATACGGGATCATGTTCTTAGAACATTAATGGTCAAGGTTGCTTGA